The proteins below come from a single Cryptococcus gattii WM276 chromosome D, complete sequence genomic window:
- a CDS encoding RNA helicase, putative (Similar to TIGR gene model, INSD accession AAW45762.1), which yields MLPRQLSRAPRALGSILPRLSNPSSALRTVAPAFARSAQLPLRLILEKRGYAVSAVAEKDEDFFSGAELAPSFKTEVIPPQLDDPGHPPSEPLVDTIPFESLKGRINHDTLKALTVKPFKFTAMSEVQKRVLGLLPHLSGGKLRSKAREEAEQAGEVEVQEEREDLLVKAKTGTGKTMAFLVPAVDARINTLERLSKAPNPDGTIPDKHAQGRNHRAISRSHVGALIISPTRELATQIAVEAEKLCTWHKDLSVHSFVGGESRHRQLKEFSRQSKDVVVATPGRLRDLISEPVVKDALAKTDMLVLDEADTLLDMGFSDDLKFIIDHLPKERQTLFFSATVSKEIAAIARHSLRKGHKVIDCVPKNESNVHLHIPQYATVVPSSADAMPHIMRLIAQDQMANPKSKIVLFLNTTKQTMLTATLVRELLDTLPQRTSVYEIHSKLDQNKRTRSSDKFRKEQRPAVLVTSDVSARGVDYPGVTRVIQLGVPSSTEQYIHRVGRTGRAGKEGRGDLVLFPFEAGFLDQLKDIPIQRISISDLASDVITSAPSSYASALDSLPSAVEELLPTLDPKAIEEVFMSMLGYYHSKQQMLGVSAQDILKGLKTWSVEGGGLAEPPYVSEEFLKKVGFGEKRRNTRGGSGGSRGGFGRSSGGFGRRDGGRREDSGGFGGRRQGGGGSGFGARREGGSGGGGFAGRGRSGGFNRDY from the exons ATGCTCCCCAGACAGCTGTCAAGAGCACCTCGTGCTCTTGGATCCATCCTCCCCCGTCTCTCTAACCCTTCCTCTGCCCTCCGAACCGTCGCTCCCGCTTTCGCCAGGTCCGCCCAGCTCCCTTTGAGAC TAATTCTCGAAAAAAGGGGCTACGCTGTTTCTGCCGTTGCTGAAAAAGACGAGGACTTCTTCTCTGGGGCCGAACTCGCACCATCCTTCAAAACCGAGGTTATCCCTCCCCAGCTTGATGACCCCGGCCACCCCCCCTCGGAACCTTTAGTCGACACCATCCCATTTGAATCCCTCAAGGGTCGGATCAACCATGATACCCTCAAAGCGCTCACCGTCAAGCCTTTCAAGTTTACAGCGATGAGTGAAGTGCAAAAGCGTGTTTTGGGACTTTTGCCACATTTGAGTGGGGGTAAGTTGAGAAGCAAGGCGAGGGAGGAAGCAGAACAAGCGGGTGAGGTGGAAGTGcaagaggagagggaagatTTGTTAGTGAAGGCCAAGACTGGTACCGGAAAAACCATG GCGTTCTTGGTCCCCGCGGTTGACGCACGTATTAACACTCTCGAACGTCTCTCTAAGGCACCCAATCCCGATGGTACCATTCCTGACAAACATGCCCAAGGCCGCAATCATCGGGCCATCTCCCGTTCCCACGTTGGCGCTTTGATCATCTCTCCTACTCGAGAACTCGCTACCCAGATCGCAGTCGAAGCTGAGAAGCTCTGTACTTGGCACAAGGACTTGAGCGTTCACTCATTTGTCGGTGGTGAAAGCCGACACAGGCAACTGAAAGAGTTTTCGAGGCAGTCCAAGGATGTGGTGGTGGCTACCCCTGGTCGATTGAGGGATTTGATCTCAGAACCCGTTGTGAAAGATGCGTTGGCCAAAACGGATATGCTTGTGCTTGATGAAGCTGATACGCTTCTCGATATGGGATTTTCTGACGATCTCAAGTTCATCATTGACCATCTGCCAAAAGAGCGTCAGACATTGTTCTTCTCCGCGACTGTTTCCAAAGAGATTGCTGCAATCGCACGACACTCTTTGCGAAAGGGCCACAAGGTCATCGACTGTGTCCCCAAGAACGAATCGAATGTCCATCTTCACATTCCCCAGTACGCCACCGTCGTTCCTTCTTCAGCTGACGCGATGCCCCACATTATGCGACTGATCGCCCAGGACCAAATGGCGAACCCCAAGAGCAAGATCGTCTTGTTCCTCAACACTACCAAACAGACCATGCTCACCGCTACTCTCGTGCGCGAGTTGCTTGATACTTTGCCTCAACGAACATCCGTTTACGAGATCCACTCCAAACTTGATCAAAACAAACGTACTCGCTCTTCCGACAAGTTTAGAAAGGAACAACGCCCAGCAGTGCTTGTTACTTCAGATGTTTCCGCTAGAGGTGTGGATTACCCAGGTGTGACGAGGGTTATCCAACTTGGTGTTCCCTCAAGTACGGAGCAGTATATCCACCGTGTTGGTCGTACCGGACGAGCCGGGAAGGAAGGTCGAGGTGACCTGGTTCTTTTCCCCTTCGAAGCTGGCTTCCTCGATCAGCTCAAGGACATCCCTATCCAGCGTATTTCCATTTCTGATCTTGCCTCGGATGTCATCACTAGCGCGCCCTCATCATACGCATCAGCTCTTGACTCTCTTCCTTCCGCCGTCGAGGAGCTTCTCCCTACTCTCGACCCCAAGGCCATCGAAGAAGTCTTCATGTCCATGCTCGGGTACTACCACTCCAAGCAACAGATGTTGGGCGTTTCTGCACAGGATATCTTGAAGGGGTTAAAGACCTGGTCAGTCGAAGGCGGTGGTTTGGCGGAACCGCCTTATGTGTCGGAAGAGTTCTTGAAGAAGGTCGGTTTCGgtgagaagaggaggaacACCAGGGGTGGAAGTGGTGGATCCAGGGGTGGATTTGGAAGGAGCAGTGGTGGGTTTGGAAGGAGGGACGGCGGTAGGAGGGAGGACAGTGGTGGGTTTGGCGGTAGAAGGCAaggtggtggtggaagCGGATTTGGCGCTCGAAGAGAAGGTGGTagtggtggtggcggaTTTGCAGGGAGGGGTAGAAGTGGGGGCTTCAACCGAGACTATTAA
- a CDS encoding Alpha-1,2-mannosyltransferase, putative; Alg11p (Similar to TIGR gene model, INSD accession AAW45761.1) → MDGQELMAYAILLSYFLLIFLSFGLVFRSLVAGIQLDKLFNGRPFFFLRSSIGALLCTWYFMIQFMNWSYHDFAAYNPSSSIGEWLVNTALFEQAWSIVCKGPGNWWWSSWICTWTVAFTAIVWFESGRRGIRYPYAYMLLGQLVAMSVATGLFLVAISLYPRTHSSPRTIPFYIAVPLVMAFVPIHFLPHDMGTDRFIKMLLWLHGALFLVLTSPSASSEEDVASHKGVSPSFLHTVFVTLSSIIHIPATLRLFASIPTGQSLTSYLFTTLFSHPAQASISLDVIWVFLILSSWLILSGPFRSRFFKSALFLFGFALVLVNYTGINWGLVASIVPMLLLLSVGACALYINSLRKTNVVKRAVLLEKMGMPDNVLIYGTTTTPPYMSTKKTIVGFWHPYCNAGGGGERVLWVAVRYIQRQEPDTLVLVYSGDYPTASKEEIIAKVYERFSIALDPARLHFVPLRKRYLISDGYWKRFTLLGQSLGSLALAFEGLCGEDGLWGDLFIDSMGYAFTFPLVRLIAGPQIAIGSYTHYPTVSADMVKRVKERTAGVENGGAAKSWARTKIKLLYYRIFTSVYSLCLLYCQHIFTNSSWTQAHLQSLLLSARQSFLASLLLKDDLTLEKRRERGELGEGDDAGETKCEVVYPPCDTRKLSSLPLSLPSPTPKGGRKREFVSLAQFRPEKDHKKQLEAFAILLKEHPEMREGEEGVKLVMMGGVRDEGDQQRLEGLKKLAAELNIQDKVEFVVSAPYPEIVRRLGQASVGLNTMMDEHFGINVVEFMAAGLIPVVHASAGPLLDIVVPFHNQRTGFHATTAPSFAEAMYRAMTMSDKEALKMRKAARQAAEEKFSEKRFEEGWEKGWGRLTGLIGGVGAGDGEGDKTLENRKNGGSMKIRGKSEKKNR, encoded by the exons ATGGACGGCCAAGAGTTAATGGCCTACGCCATCCTTCTATCCTATTTTCTCCTCATATTTCTATCGTTCGGCCTCGTCTTCCGATCGCTCGTCGCCGGAATACAGCTCGATAAGCTATTCAATGGAAGaccattcttctttctcaGGTCATCTATTGGAGCATTGCTTTGCACATGGTATT TCATGATCCAGTTTATGAAC TGGTCATACCATGATTTTGCAGCATATAATCCATCAAGCAGTATCGGTGAATGGCTAGTCAACACCGCTTTATTTGAACAAGCTTGGTCGATTGTATGCAAAGGTCCCGGGAACTGGTGGTGGTCCAGCTGGATCTGTACTTGGACCGTCGCCTTCACCGCTATAGTCTGGTTCGAGA GCGGTCGACGAGGTATCAGGTACCCTTACGCCTACATGCTTCTTGGTCAACTTGTTGCCATGTCCGTCGCTACCGGCTTGTTCCTCGTCGCCATCTCCCTCTATCCCCGCACTCACTCTTCCCCACGCACTATCCCTTTTTACATTGCAGTGCCCCTCGTCATGGCTTTTGTTCCGATACACTTTCTGCCACATGATATGGGAACCGACAGATTCATAAAAATGCTGCTATGGCTACATGGTGCGCTCTTTCTCGTACTGACCAGCCCTTCCGCGAGCAGCGAGGAGGACGTTGCGTCTCACAAAGGTGTATCCCCCTCTTTCCTCCATACCGTTTTCGTTACTTTATCGTCTATCATCCATATCCCCGCTACACTTCGCCTTTTCGCCTCTATTCCTACCGGACAATCACTCACCTCGTACCTCTTCAccaccctcttctcccatccAGCCCAAGCATCCATCTCCCTCGACGTCATTTGGGTATTCCTCATTCTTTCCAGCTGGTTAATCCTTTCCGGCCCATTTCGTTCTCGATTTTTCAAATCcgccctcttcctctttgGTTTCGCGCTCGTCCTTGTCAACTACACCGGTATCAACTGGGGCCTTGTCGCCAGTATAGTCCCCatgctcctcctcctttcTGTTGGCGCCTGTGCGCTGTATATCAACAGCCTCCGCAAAACCAACGTTGTAAAGCGCGCCGTCCTTCTCGAGAAGATGGGCATGCCGGACAACGTCCTCATTTATGGTACCACCACAACTCCCCCTTACATGAGCACCAAAAAAACCATTGTCGGTTTCTGGCATCCATACTGCAATGCCGGCGGTGGTGGGGAGCGTGTGCTCTGGGTTGCGGTCCGATACATCCAACGCCAAGAACCTGATACCCTCGTTCTTGTCTACTCGGGCGATTACCCTACCGCTTCAAAAGAGGAAATCATCGCAAAAGTCTATGAACGTTTCTCCATCGCGCTGGATCCCGCCAGACTGCACTTTGTACCCCTTCGGAAGCGATACTTGATTTCAGATGGTTATTGGAAGCGGTTCACATTGTTGGGACAGTCGCTGGGAAGTTTGGCGCTTGCTTTCGAAGGGTTATGCGGAGAAGACGGCTTATGGGGTGATCTATTCATTG ATTCCATGGGCTATGCATTCACATTTCCCCTCGTTCGTCTTATCGCCGGTCCGCAGATCGCGATCGGCTCTTACACTCACTACCCGACTGTCAGCGCGGATATGGTCAAGCGTGTAAAAGAGCGCACGGCTGGGGTTGAGAATGGTGGTGCGGCGAAGAGTTGGGCCAGGACAAAGATCAAGCTTTT ATACTACCGCATTTTTACATCCGTCTACTCCCTCTGCCTTCTTTATTGCCAACACATCTTCACAAATTCCTCTTGGACTCAAGCGCACCTTCAatccctcctcctctctgCCCGCCAATCCTTCCTCGcctctctccttctcaaaGATGATCTCACACTAGAAAAACGTAGAGAAAGGGGCGAGCTGGGAGAAGGGGACGATGCCGGCGAGACCAAGTGTGAAGTAGTATACCCACCGTGTGATACTAGAAAACTCTCTTCACTtcccctctctcttccctcccccACTCCTAAAGGAGGCAGGAAGAGGGAATTTGTGTCTCTCGCGCAGTTCCGTCCGGAGAAGGATCATAAGAAGCAGTTGGAGGCGTTTGCGATTCTATTAAAGGAACATCCCGAAAtgagagagggagaagaaggagtCAAGTTGGTGATGATGGGCGGGGTAAGGGATGAGGGTGATCAACAACGGCTGGAAGGGTTGAAGAAGCTTGCGGCAGAGTTGAATATTCAG GATAAAGTCGAATTTGTAGTGAGCGCGCCGTACCCCGAAATTGTACGACGACTGGGTCAAGCCTCCGTTGGGTTGAACACTATGATGGACGAACATTTCGGAATTAACGTCGTCGAGTTCATG GCAGCGGGACTGATCCCCGTCGTCCACGCTTCAGCTGGCCCTCTGCTCGATATCGTGGTTCCTTTCCACAATCAACGTACCGGATTCCACGCCACAACGGCCCCTTCATTCGCAGAAGCCATGTATCGGGCTATGACGATGTCAGATAAAGAGGCGTTGAAAATGCGGAAGGCGGCCAGGCAAGCGGCGGAGGAGAAGTTTTCGGAGAAAAGatttgaagaagggtggGAGAAGGGGTGGGGGAGGTTGACAGGATTAATAGGAGGTGTTGGCGCTGGCGATGGCGAGGGCGATAAAACTTTGGAAAATCGGAAAAATGGGGGCAGCATGAAGATTAGAGGGAAGAGTGAGAAAAAGAATCGGTGA